A part of Variovorax sp. HW608 genomic DNA contains:
- a CDS encoding chorismate transformation enzyme, FkbO/Hyg5 family, translating to MTAREPLGAPPLRVERLSLSDSLALAAGGSPPFGALGYGTPDGLAWMSTVNARVLSSSAMADVWHASEHIESGTTGVVRWRCDGHWMLGAIDLDESAEKQGLAALSQRAYHDLFESLEQTGCAHLLRIWNYLPQINGDGGGLERYRQFNLGRQEAFVEAGQAAFEGAPAACALGIHQGALCIRFLAGRSAPVPVENPRQVSAYHYPKTYGPRAPTFSRAALAEIGGGDVALFISGTASIVGHETVHEGEILAQTEETLRNLRAVIAAANERTTARFDLAALDCVVYVRNAADASVVRQVMQESLGPTAHTLGHAVFLEADICRQDLLVEIEAHAVARGALRG from the coding sequence GTGACAGCACGAGAACCCCTTGGGGCGCCGCCCCTGCGCGTTGAGCGCCTTTCCCTCTCCGACAGCCTGGCACTCGCGGCCGGCGGATCCCCACCGTTCGGCGCGCTCGGCTACGGCACGCCCGACGGCCTGGCATGGATGTCGACCGTGAACGCCCGCGTGCTCTCCTCGAGCGCGATGGCGGACGTCTGGCACGCCAGCGAGCACATCGAGTCCGGCACCACCGGCGTGGTGCGCTGGCGCTGCGACGGGCACTGGATGCTCGGCGCCATCGATCTCGACGAGTCGGCCGAGAAGCAGGGCCTCGCCGCCCTTTCCCAGCGGGCCTACCACGACCTGTTCGAGTCGCTCGAGCAGACCGGCTGTGCGCACCTGCTGCGCATCTGGAACTACCTGCCGCAGATCAACGGCGACGGCGGCGGCCTCGAACGCTACCGCCAGTTCAACCTGGGCCGGCAAGAGGCTTTCGTCGAGGCCGGCCAGGCCGCGTTCGAAGGCGCTCCGGCCGCGTGCGCGCTCGGGATTCACCAGGGCGCCCTGTGCATCCGCTTCCTGGCCGGACGCAGCGCGCCGGTGCCGGTCGAGAACCCGCGACAGGTTTCGGCCTACCACTATCCCAAGACCTACGGACCCCGCGCGCCGACGTTCTCGAGGGCAGCGCTCGCCGAGATCGGCGGCGGCGACGTTGCGCTGTTCATCTCCGGCACGGCGAGCATCGTCGGCCACGAGACGGTGCACGAGGGCGAGATCCTGGCCCAGACCGAGGAAACCCTGCGCAACCTGCGCGCGGTCATCGCCGCGGCCAACGAGCGCACCACGGCGCGCTTCGACCTCGCGGCGCTCGACTGCGTGGTCTATGTGCGCAACGCGGCCGATGCTTCGGTCGTGCGGCAGGTCATGCAGGAGTCGCTCGGCCCCACGGCCCACACGCTCGGCCATGCCGTGTTCCTCGAAGCCGACATCTGCCGCCAGGACCTGTTGGTGGAGATCGAGGCCCATGCCGTGGCACGCGGTGCGCTGCGCGGCTGA